A region from the Triticum aestivum cultivar Chinese Spring chromosome 3D, IWGSC CS RefSeq v2.1, whole genome shotgun sequence genome encodes:
- the LOC123078222 gene encoding uncharacterized protein isoform X2: protein MGRRRRFTQQPTSDDDDDDDEAVPQPLRTTKPTAPLSPGAKKQQRHRADEDDLELEEEEEDEKDLAELRKNEEEERREETQTRRRRGRKPKRPAEESDEDPEEKKAESEEEEESREEDSTEAVPVGEPLKVTGKGKKQRRHYLSFEYEGNTFELEDPVLLTPEQQKEKPYVAIIKDITENDGSLSVTGQWFYRPEEADKKGGGNWTASDTRELFYSFHIDDVPAESVMHKCVVHFIPLNKQIPSRKEHPGFIVQKVYDTVAKKLWNLTDKDYEDNKQHEIDLLVKKTVDRIGQLPDREPIDVPADSTDQFSNKRGLRKRPPNPLDVSRDTTGKPEQFIKAETPGSDNLKHYAILAKYKAVTNATYRDKWLDKLVDTIPLTSKEGAEASHADAGSVAKISNSSSSARDPSSSDNENSYPPDVVVSIMASLERSTYDALHADFQKYNQKMRKLEFNIKNSPVLRRRLMNKELDPPVLLTMSPDELKAGLTPAEKTSEPEEARRLQMTDARCERCTEKRVGISDIIHAGHGDRYQYLIYRRPGELLTQRSGLASTFPLQEVLNVFPVVTHGFRQEMPSHR from the exons ATGGGGAGGCGCCGCCGGTTCACGCAGCAGCCcaccagcgacgacgacgacgacgacgacgaagccgTCCCGCAGCCGCTCAGAACCACCAAGCCCACAGCCCCCCTCTCCCCGGGCGCCAAGAAGCAGCAGCGTCACCGTGCCGACGAGGACGACCTGGAActcgaggaagaggaagaggatgagaaGGACCTGGCGGAGTTGAGGAAGAACGAGGAGGAAGAGAGACGGGAGGAGACGCAGACCCGCCGCCGCAGGGGCCGCAAACCCAAGCGCCCCGCCGAGGAGAGCGACGAGGATCCGGAGGAGAAAAAGGCGgaatcagaggaggaggaggagtcccgCGAGGAGGATAGCACGGAGGCGGTACCCGTCGGGGAACCTTTGAAGGTGACCGGCAAggggaagaagcagcggaggcattACCTCTCCTTTGAGTACGAGGGCAACACCTTCGAGCTT GAGGACCCGGTGCTGCTCACGCCCGAGCAGCAGAAAGAGAAGCCCTATGTCGCCATCATCAAG GATATAACAGAAAATGATGGGAGCTTATCGGTAACTGGTCAGTGGTTTTATAGGCCAGAAGAAGCTGACAAAAAGGGTGGTGGGAATTGGACAGCAAGTGACACAAGAGAGCTATTTTATAGTTTTCATATAGATGATGTGCCAGCGGAGTCAGTTATGCACAAATGTGTAGTCCATTTCATTCCACTGAACAAGCAGATTCCCAGTCGAAAGGAACACCCTGGATTCATTGTCCAAAAAGTTTACGACACAGTTGCGAAGAAATTGTGGAACTTAACAGATAAGGATTATGAGGATAACAAGCAACACGAAATCGATCTCCTCGTGAAGAAAACAGTGGACCGTATTGGACAGCTTCCTGACCGTGAACCTATAGATGTACCTGCTGACAGTACTGATCAGTTCTCAAATAAACGCGGTCTACGAAAGAGACCTCCGAACCCTTTAGACGTGTCGAGAGATACAACAGGCAAACCCGAGCAATTCATAAAAGCAGAGACACCCGGGAGTGATAATCTAAAGCATTATGCCATCCTCGCCAAATATAAAGCTGTCACTAACGCCACTTATCGCGATAAGTGGCTTGATAAACTAGTAGACACTATTCCATTAACATCAAAAGAAGGTGCTGAGGCTTCTCATGCCGATGCTGGCAGTGTGGCCAAAATTTCAAATAGCTCTTCATCTGCAAGGGATCCTAGTTCAAGT GATAATGAAAATTCATATCCACCAGATGTGGTTGTTTCAATAATGGCCTCCTTAGAAAGGTCTACATATGACGCTCTTCATGCTGACTTCCAGAAGTATAATCAGAAAATGAGAAAATTAGAATTCAACATCAAG AATAGCCCTGTACTGCGCAGGCGACTGATGAACAAGGAGCTTGACCCTCCAGTTCTTTTAACCATGTCTCCAGATGAACTAAAG GCTGGGTTGACACCAGCAGAGAAAACGTCTGAACCAGAAGAAGCAAGGCGATTGCAG ATGACTGATGCACGATGTGAAAGGTGCACAGAAAAGAGAGTAGGCATTTCTGATATTATTCATGCTGGTCATGGAGATCGATATCAG
- the LOC123078222 gene encoding uncharacterized protein isoform X3 has translation MGRRRRFTQQPTSDDDDDDDEAVPQPLRTTKPTAPLSPGAKKQQRHRADEDDLELEEEEEDEKDLAELRKNEEEERREETQTRRRRGRKPKRPAEESDEDPEEKKAESEEEEESREEDSTEAVPVGEPLKVTGKGKKQRRHYLSFEYEGNTFELEDPVLLTPEQQKEKPYVAIIKDITENDGSLSVTGQWFYRPEEADKKGGGNWTASDTRELFYSFHIDDVPAESVMHKCVVHFIPLNKQIPSRKEHPGFIVQKVYDTVAKKLWNLTDKDYEDNKQHEIDLLVKKTVDRIGQLPDREPIDVPADSTDQFSNKRGLRKRPPNPLDVSRDTTGKPEQFIKAETPGSDNLKHYAILAKYKAVTNATYRDKWLDKLVDTIPLTSKEGAEASHADAGSVAKISNSSSSARDPSSSDNENSYPPDVVVSIMASLERSTYDALHADFQKYNQKMRKLEFNIKNSPVLRRRLMNKELDPPVLLTMSPDELKAGLTPAEKTSEPEEARRLQMTDARCERCTEKRVGISDIIHAGHGDRYQVGEKI, from the exons ATGGGGAGGCGCCGCCGGTTCACGCAGCAGCCcaccagcgacgacgacgacgacgacgacgaagccgTCCCGCAGCCGCTCAGAACCACCAAGCCCACAGCCCCCCTCTCCCCGGGCGCCAAGAAGCAGCAGCGTCACCGTGCCGACGAGGACGACCTGGAActcgaggaagaggaagaggatgagaaGGACCTGGCGGAGTTGAGGAAGAACGAGGAGGAAGAGAGACGGGAGGAGACGCAGACCCGCCGCCGCAGGGGCCGCAAACCCAAGCGCCCCGCCGAGGAGAGCGACGAGGATCCGGAGGAGAAAAAGGCGgaatcagaggaggaggaggagtcccgCGAGGAGGATAGCACGGAGGCGGTACCCGTCGGGGAACCTTTGAAGGTGACCGGCAAggggaagaagcagcggaggcattACCTCTCCTTTGAGTACGAGGGCAACACCTTCGAGCTT GAGGACCCGGTGCTGCTCACGCCCGAGCAGCAGAAAGAGAAGCCCTATGTCGCCATCATCAAG GATATAACAGAAAATGATGGGAGCTTATCGGTAACTGGTCAGTGGTTTTATAGGCCAGAAGAAGCTGACAAAAAGGGTGGTGGGAATTGGACAGCAAGTGACACAAGAGAGCTATTTTATAGTTTTCATATAGATGATGTGCCAGCGGAGTCAGTTATGCACAAATGTGTAGTCCATTTCATTCCACTGAACAAGCAGATTCCCAGTCGAAAGGAACACCCTGGATTCATTGTCCAAAAAGTTTACGACACAGTTGCGAAGAAATTGTGGAACTTAACAGATAAGGATTATGAGGATAACAAGCAACACGAAATCGATCTCCTCGTGAAGAAAACAGTGGACCGTATTGGACAGCTTCCTGACCGTGAACCTATAGATGTACCTGCTGACAGTACTGATCAGTTCTCAAATAAACGCGGTCTACGAAAGAGACCTCCGAACCCTTTAGACGTGTCGAGAGATACAACAGGCAAACCCGAGCAATTCATAAAAGCAGAGACACCCGGGAGTGATAATCTAAAGCATTATGCCATCCTCGCCAAATATAAAGCTGTCACTAACGCCACTTATCGCGATAAGTGGCTTGATAAACTAGTAGACACTATTCCATTAACATCAAAAGAAGGTGCTGAGGCTTCTCATGCCGATGCTGGCAGTGTGGCCAAAATTTCAAATAGCTCTTCATCTGCAAGGGATCCTAGTTCAAGT GATAATGAAAATTCATATCCACCAGATGTGGTTGTTTCAATAATGGCCTCCTTAGAAAGGTCTACATATGACGCTCTTCATGCTGACTTCCAGAAGTATAATCAGAAAATGAGAAAATTAGAATTCAACATCAAG AATAGCCCTGTACTGCGCAGGCGACTGATGAACAAGGAGCTTGACCCTCCAGTTCTTTTAACCATGTCTCCAGATGAACTAAAG GCTGGGTTGACACCAGCAGAGAAAACGTCTGAACCAGAAGAAGCAAGGCGATTGCAG ATGACTGATGCACGATGTGAAAGGTGCACAGAAAAGAGAGTAGGCATTTCTGATATTATTCATGCTGGTCATGGAGATCGATATCAG